ACATCGGCTTTTAATGAATTTCCAGTGCCTGTGTGAGTATTAATTTCCCTTGAAAAGATGCCCAACTCGCAAAAATCTAGGGTTACACTTGTAATCACATATCGGAGATAAAGTTTCTAAGCTTGAACCATTCTAACTATTTCCTAATATACAACTACTAATTCACCAATTTAACCATTGTAATTACATGACCACCATCTAAATTacaaacaacaaacaaaaaaatagcaaatcttgataaatataataataataagatttaaCCAAAAAAGCAAAGGTGAGCTCGACAAGATTACCGCATGCAAATCCAAAAAGAGCAAAAAAAACTAAGTGTTCAAATATTCTCTATTGATAATTATGGCAGttgaaatatatatgataacatTATCTATCAAGAATTTAAAAACACATATTGATGAAACTTTAGTGCTGAATttggaaaataacaactcaacATAGTAGGTGGGcaacataataatttgattatataaattcataaatagtTATTCTCTTAAATAGAATGCTTAGAAATATtccatatattatataaaatactaAGAATATATTATGTTTACAGCGCAATAATACATTGAACATTGAACTTCACTAAAACgtaagataaatatttaaaaaagaaagcaatcaaaaatatatatttttatattcatcaaaattataGTTACGACGTTACCTTTCCACTTGGATTTCTAAAGTTGTGCGATAACCAGAAGCACTGAGTAAGTAGGCTGAGACATGAGGAGGAATCGCTATTGAGTTTTGTCCATATTGCATTTTCAGCTTCATTTTTTCTAGTTCCGTGAAAGGAGAAGGTTGTAGTCCATTAGGAGCGTCGATTAGAATCTAATTATCATAGATAGAATAAATTAATTGTAAGAGATGAGAAAAATAAGTAAATCTTTCTATAcatgtaataaatataaataattaattaacatatatacCTTGAGTGTACCATAAGATAATGTGACAAAACGTGCACGACGAAGCACTCGAAACATATTGGTCAATGTATTTGCAACGGATTGTCTACTAGGGTTTGAAAGGAAGAATTGAAAGGGTACAAAGACTTGAACATTCACATTTGTTATAGCAGGAAGTTCAACTAAGGCAAAATTCAGAGGTATTGATTTTACTAAACTGAAGGAAGTAAGGACTGGTGCAAGAAGCTCAATTCTGCCAGGGTTTGCTAGTACAAAATTTGATAGGTTGAAGGTAATAAGCTGAGGTCCAGTGATTCTAAAAACACTAAATCCAGACAAATAACAATCACATAAACACAGGTTCCTTAAATTTTGGCAACTAGAGAACGGATCAAAGGGTTGTTGACTTTCGTAATTAAATTGCATTTTACTCAAATGCAAATCTTGCAACCCCACAAAACCAAACCAATTTCCTGGTAGGATTTCAGGACGAAAAGTTTCCATCACTAAACTGTTGATAGAGTTGCAGGCAATAAGTCTTTGTGGGAGATGAAATTCTCCCCATTTCACATGCAAACAAAGATGTTTAACGTTGTGTGAAACAAGGTAATCAATGACTTTTGTCATGAAGGACTTATTGATCCTACCACGACAAGTAAGAGAGAACTTACAGATGTCAACGGAATGGTCTCGACGATTTAAAACATCAAGGACGAATTTCTTGAAATAGAAAACTCTATTGAAATTTGTGCTATCAAAACTAAGATCAGGAATAGTTTTCCAAAGGTCTCGGTACCTCTTAGAGAGCACACAAGTTTGAACTACAAATTTTGTATCTATAAAAGAGAGGATTTGATGAAGAATATCATCTGGTAAATTGCTAAGATTATTATCTTTGCATGTTTTGACTCTCTTGTTCCTCTTCGGCATTTTGATTCAGAGATTTTCACACAAAAACAAATGTTGGTGGGGTTAGTATTTTACTCTgaaattttatgaaaagaatAGGATATGTAGAAGAGAGAGGGGAGAATATGataacttaccaaaaaaaaaagggaaaggaaaaGGTGAAAAATGTGAGAactacttaccaaaaaaaaagtgagaagtgattggcctttttttttcttgaaatccGAATTTGTTATCTAAAAATTggagaataaataaattatatataaaaataagtatgTTTCTAAAAGCAAGAGGGAGAGGGAGAATGATATAGTAGGTAGGTTGGAAAGTGTTAGTTTTAtcagaagaataaaaaataaattcaatttgaataattaaaaaacaaaaaaataataacagaaaacaaattatattgaatGAATAAGatcataatttacaaaattctaaATATGGGAAGTTTCTTATAAgaacataatatatatacttaattaggTTATTGAAAGTAAATATGGATTTAATGGTAATATACATACTTAATTAGGTTATGGAATGTAAATGCTGAATTTAATGGTAAGTAAATCCATAACCTAATACCATTTGGACTAAGGAAATATGGTAACTTCTTGCCAACTATGCTTGGTGGTGTTGCTtgcttttcttttcccttttttctttctattcatATCTTCAACATTTTTGGGAATCAATTACCCTATTTTATGtatcaaaactaaattattgaCCGCATTTTTTTGTGTTAAACAGATATgaccaaaatatttaatttaataccGAAATTTCccttcatctatatatatatatatatatatatatatatatatatatatatatatatatatatatatatatatatatcctaaaacctccattaaaacaaaaaattgcaGTCATCTTTACACAATCTTACTCAATATCCAATATTGTGATTTTAATTCTAAGGAAAGAAGTTcatgaaaacaaaatatttgacGAGCATTAAgttaaactttatttatttgttgataatGCAATAATTTGAGCTGTGCTAAATCATAGATAGTATTTCAGTATTATAACCATAtagggtgaaatgatattttataatataaggtGTTATTAGATATTAGACCATATATggggtaaaatgttattttataaggTGACGGtgttaataaatattagacCATGAAtggaaaagtgatattttacaatatggGGTTATTTGTAATTGACAATATAAGGGGTACGGAAATTTTACTCTGAAATTGGGGGTTATATTTATcacaaattttgtataatttttaattgaaatgcTAATACTTACTTAACGTAGAGAAACTTATGAATGAGTgacacatatataaattatggaggggtaaattgatattttatgatGTCGAGTATATTGATATCTTGCGAGGTGGGTTAATTGATCTTTACTCAAAATTCGTATCGAATTGATATTAGTTACGATATCTAATAGAATTTTGAAATaggtttaataaatattttcctaTAAAACTCTAGATCCATAAAATCATGTAACTCAAACCATCTTAAAACCTTACTATCCCTAAAACCTAAAATCCCTTAAATTGATCTTTTAGTCATGGAAGcaacaaaacaatatttgattattatatttatatactttgttatgaaattttctaataaatttaattatcaatatattttatagtaaaattGATCGAAATAATAGGATATGCTTTAGTTTGATATGGAATGAAAATAGATAGaaagtgatgaaaataaaatgatctataggggtgttcaaaattatccggTAACCGAATCAAATCGATTTTTAAaccgaaaaataggttatttgaaaaatcagtTCGGATAccggttcaaaaatatatataaaccgaaTTTTTGGTTCGGTTACTAGTTTACCTAATTTTgaaaaccggttaaccgaaccaaatcggtttttaaaaaattgaataaaatattgaatatattttcaaaaaattagaaaaataaaataaaatatgataattttttgaaattcggttcaaaaatcGGTTAACTGAAATTTCAAttcggttaattgatattttcggttcggtttaaaatcggttaatctttaaatcgatTCGGTTTCGATTCATGATTTTTTCCAAATCGAAAATTCGGTTCGGTTTAAAATATTGGCAAAGCGGTTCGGTTAACCAGTTTTGAATACCCCTAGTTAAAAGTCAGTAGAcaagattaaaattcaaaaaaatataatatttgagagattaatttaaatattgaacgaaaaatgtcaaattaatcGAAggctaaaaaaaaataaagcttagCATGAAGCAAGGAAATCCCGAGAGCAACAACCCTTTCAATATAAAATGACGAAAATGTCAAGTGTCTCAATAGTCATTTTAACCCTTTTAGCGAATgtacttaatttttgtttaaaatatctGAAACTCTTGaaaccaaaagaaagaaaacgcaaaaccctaaaccctaccaATATACTAGAAGCTGCACCTCCTGCTTCTAGAGTCTTCGCTCCTCTTTAAAACCAAACCATCACAATCTCCATATCCGTTCTCCACCACATTATCTATACCTCGTCTCTTCATCTCTTCAATCTGAATCTCCAGAACATTCAGAATGTATCGCCTTGCTTCAAGTCTCGCTTCCAAAGCTAGGTAAATCGTTTTTCTATCGCGTACTGTACTTCGCTTTATAGTATAGTAGTTTATTCTTTGTTTAAAGGTCTAATACGACTCTGCCAACTAAAGGAATAAGATCAAAACGacatttcaatttctttatggttctgactttttttttttttcatttttcttttcggTTTTCAGGATTGCGAGGAACAATACCCACCAGGTGATTGCTGATTTTAagtcattatttttattttttctattatgaGTCGGTATGAGGACTTTGTTATTGATACTTAAGACGTTTTTTAATGTTATCAGGTTGGGAGTAGATTGAGTTGGAACAGAAACTATGCAGCCAAAGACATTAGATTTGGAGTAGAGGCTCGAGCTTTGATGCTTAAGGGTGTTGAAGAGCTTGCGGATGCTGTCAAAGTCACCATGGGACCCAAGGTTCTTATTTAACCAAACGTTGCCAAGTTTTGTGTTCCCTTCCTTCACCCCCTCCCCTCCCCTTTAGTTTTAACTCTTTTCTATTTAAAAGTAATGGGCTTGATTACAAATACCAATTGCGATCATCTGAAGTTGAGAAGTGAACACGAATTTGTTTAGCTGCACATATTGTGCTACAACTTGTTTTGAAGTGATGAAGAATGTGTCCTTTGCTTTAAACTCTTTTGTTTATAATGTTTGCTGGGTTCAAGTTTCTAGTTATTAGTTTTCCTGTTAAGTTATATgcgttttatttgtttaatgttaGTTGAATATATGAATATGGGTGTGATTATGTTTTGAGTATATGAAGATCAGTGTGATTATGTCTTGAATATATGAAGATGGGTCCAATTATGTTTTATGCGGACCAAATTTTAATGGCTTTGATGTGTCTGGTAAGTATGAATACTTTT
Above is a genomic segment from Mangifera indica cultivar Alphonso chromosome 3, CATAS_Mindica_2.1, whole genome shotgun sequence containing:
- the LOC123210047 gene encoding F-box/LRR-repeat protein At3g26922-like yields the protein MPKRNKRVKTCKDNNLSNLPDDILHQILSFIDTKFVVQTCVLSKRYRDLWKTIPDLSFDSTNFNRVFYFKKFVLDVLNRRDHSVDICKFSLTCRGRINKSFMTKVIDYLVSHNVKHLCLHVKWGEFHLPQRLIACNSINSLVMETFRPEILPGNWFGFVGLQDLHLSKMQFNYESQQPFDPFSSCQNLRNLCLCDCYLSGFSVFRITGPQLITFNLSNFVLANPGRIELLAPVLTSFSLVKSIPLNFALVELPAITNVNVQVFVPFQFFLSNPSRQSVANTLTNMFRVLRRARFVTLSYGTLKILIDAPNGLQPSPFTELEKMKLKMQYGQNSIAIPPHVSAYLLSASGYRTTLEIQVER